A stretch of Perognathus longimembris pacificus isolate PPM17 chromosome 1, ASM2315922v1, whole genome shotgun sequence DNA encodes these proteins:
- the Abhd17b gene encoding alpha/beta hydrolase domain-containing protein 17B, whose product MNNLSFSELCCLFCCPPCPGKIASKLAFLPPDPTYTLMCDESGSRWTLHLSERADWQYSSREKDAIECFMTRTSKGNRIACMFVRCSPNAKYTLLFSHGNAVDLGQMSSFYIGLGSRINCNIFSYDYSGYGASSGKPTEKNLYADIEAAWLALRTRYGIRPENVIIYGQSIGTVPSVDLAARYESAAVILHSPLTSGMRVAFPDTKKTYCFDAFPNIDKISKITSPVLIIHGTEDEVIDFSHGLALFERCQRPVEPLWVEGAGHNDVELYGQYLERLKQFVSQELVNL is encoded by the exons ATGAATAATCTTTCATTTAGTGAGCTATGTTGCCTCTTCTGCTGTCCACCTTGCCCAGGGAAAATTGCTTCAAAATTAGCCTTTTTGCCACCTGATCCAACCTACACACTGATGTGTGATGAAAGTGGAAGCCGCTGGACTTTACACCTATCTGAACGAGCAGACTGGCAGTACTCTTCTAGAGAAAAAGATGCTATTGAGTGTTTCATGACTAGAACCAGTAAAGGCAACAGAATTGCCTGCATGTTTGTGCGTTGCTCCCCCAATGCCAAATACACATTACTCTTCTCACATGGAAATGCTGTAGATCTTGGTCAGATGAGCAGCTTTTACATAGGACTGGGATCACGGATTAATTGTAATATATTCTCATATGATTACTCTGGATATGGTGCAAGTTCTGGGAAGCCAACAGAGAAGAACCTGTATGCAGATATTGAAGCTGCTTGGCTTGCTCTTAGGACAag ATATGGTATTCGTCCTGAAAATGTGATTATATATGGCCAAAGCATAGGGACAGTACCCTCTGTGGATCTTGCTGCTCGGTATGAGAGTGCTGCTGTTATTCTTCATTCTCCTTTGACCTCGGGAATGCGAGTTGCTTTTCCTGATACCAAGAAGACTTACTGTTTTGATGCATTCCCAAA TATTGACAAAATTTCTAAAATAACCTCTCCAGTATTAATAATTCATGGGACTGAAGATGAAGTCATTGACTTTTCACATGGCCTCGCGTTGTTTGAGCGTTGCCAAAGACCTGTGGAGCCTCTGTGGGTTGAAGGAGCAGGACACAATGATGTGGAGCTTTATGGACAATACCTTGAAAGGTTGAAACAGTTTGTGTCACAGGAACTGGTAAATTTGTAA